In a genomic window of Prochlorococcus marinus subsp. marinus str. CCMP1375:
- a CDS encoding DUF1830 domain-containing protein, producing MLDFSYCNDSNRMVVLRCIGSNHFFLERVLFPKQVIEFLAPRDSKVEIWGNELYGPKLEQRIRVGSIMNEIPKAA from the coding sequence ATGCTCGATTTTTCTTATTGTAATGATAGCAATAGAATGGTAGTCCTAAGATGCATAGGGTCGAATCATTTTTTCTTGGAAAGGGTCTTATTCCCAAAACAAGTCATTGAATTTTTAGCACCTAGAGATTCAAAAGTAGAAATATGGGGCAATGAACTATATGGACCTAAGCTAGAACAGAGGATAAGGGTTGGTAGCATTATGAATGAAATACCTAAAGCTGCATAA
- a CDS encoding undecaprenyl-diphosphate phosphatase, with protein MVLLAVGELSASLSLLEECWHYLFLGIIQGLTEFFPISSTAHLKVIPLLLSWDDPGVAVTASLQLGSIIALIAYFWNDLAFLMRGISKASFQNSWNNQNTKLASAIVLGTLPIVFAGMLIKLFWQGYETSPIRSIPAIAVVSIVMALLLLIAENVGRRTRNFENLSFWDGQIIGFSQVLALIPGVSRSGITITTALMIGWERKSAARFSFLLGIPAITLAGLVELKQAFGSFELVDVFPLLLGITSSAISSWIAIDCLMKFLQTQSMMIFITYRFLFGTLLLFWYYLAF; from the coding sequence ATGGTTTTATTAGCGGTTGGCGAACTCAGTGCATCACTATCCCTTTTAGAAGAATGTTGGCATTATTTATTTTTAGGAATTATTCAAGGCCTCACAGAGTTTTTCCCAATAAGTAGTACGGCTCATCTTAAGGTTATCCCTTTGCTCCTAAGCTGGGATGATCCTGGAGTGGCTGTTACAGCATCTCTTCAGCTTGGCAGCATAATTGCTTTGATAGCTTATTTTTGGAATGATCTTGCATTTTTGATGCGTGGAATATCGAAAGCTTCCTTTCAAAATAGTTGGAACAATCAAAATACTAAACTTGCTTCAGCAATAGTTCTTGGCACTTTGCCAATTGTATTTGCAGGAATGTTGATCAAGCTATTTTGGCAAGGATACGAAACTTCTCCAATTAGGTCTATTCCTGCTATTGCAGTTGTTTCTATTGTTATGGCATTGCTACTTCTTATTGCCGAGAATGTAGGTCGACGTACTAGGAATTTTGAAAATCTAAGTTTTTGGGATGGGCAAATTATTGGGTTTTCTCAAGTTTTAGCTCTAATCCCAGGCGTTTCTAGATCAGGCATTACTATCACGACTGCATTAATGATTGGATGGGAAAGAAAGTCTGCTGCTAGGTTTTCCTTCTTGCTAGGCATCCCCGCAATCACTCTTGCTGGATTAGTAGAACTTAAACAAGCATTTGGATCCTTTGAATTAGTTGACGTATTTCCTTTGCTTTTGGGAATTACCTCTTCAGCAATTAGTTCTTGGATTGCAATTGATTGCCTGATGAAATTCCTTCAAACACAGAGCATGATGATTTTTATCACTTATAGATTTTTGTTTGGAACTTTATTGTTATTTTGGTATTATCTTGCGTTTTAA
- a CDS encoding GIY-YIG nuclease family protein has protein sequence MEAYIYLIKNGDLYNIGTSNNLQKTQDMLGPGELCASLKTKDAISICRNLHLSYSDVRLPKSDYFRLSKSQLIECKLMLRAEGSDNYFQPIFRGRVAIVSFLTSWLVLSGLIIKLGIDPILEKLF, from the coding sequence ATGGAAGCTTATATTTATTTGATAAAGAATGGAGATCTTTACAATATTGGTACAAGCAATAATCTTCAAAAGACCCAGGATATGCTTGGTCCAGGCGAACTTTGTGCTTCTTTGAAAACCAAAGATGCAATTTCAATTTGTAGAAACTTACATTTGAGTTACTCAGATGTTCGATTACCTAAAAGTGATTATTTTAGATTGTCTAAGTCTCAATTAATAGAGTGCAAGTTAATGCTAAGAGCAGAAGGCTCTGATAATTACTTTCAACCAATCTTTAGAGGTAGAGTTGCAATTGTATCCTTCTTGACTTCTTGGTTGGTACTTTCCGGACTTATAATCAAGCTCGGAATTGATCCTATTCTTGAAAAATTATTTTAG